One Hermetia illucens chromosome 4, iHerIll2.2.curated.20191125, whole genome shotgun sequence DNA segment encodes these proteins:
- the LOC119655186 gene encoding protein C1orf43 homolog, which yields MDRFSRSGIETLRSEKGHRMEQLSGVMIIIIIGGGVLTFVALFIFAKRQIMRFTIRSRRGPHVPVGNDAKKSIRREIERRLDCIQKIAYEPKLLWDDDKYIVRPDQPLPPYYYRMQAVDDVKVLEKEITRNDGSVRHPNESLRAFLLITLAAPLNGSGQRMIHQFCDMYEHARHDPNEFGLEEYEAYHRLLLKLIDSAKMLKSFSNSRKTSPSRTPVKKQTKMHSLLDPSRLRPPPLNSSLGSLSSLGGGGGGAAGGDGKSQLHQSKVNLTLGLQQGNASNLTNLQSVELDDDNEILSIS from the exons ATGGATCGTTTCAGCCGCTCCGGAATAGAGACACTGAGAAGTGAAAAAGGCCACAGAATGGAACAACTGTCGGGTGTGATGATAATTATCATCATTGGTGGCGGAGTGCTCACCTTCGTGGCCCTTTTCATATTTGCCAAGCGCCAGATAATGCGCTTCACTATACGATCCAGGCGCGGACCACACGTCCCGGTCGGCAATGATGCGAAAAAG agcataagacgTGAAATCGAGCGACGTCTCGATTGCATTCAGAAAATCGCCTACGAACCGAAATTGCTGTGGGACGACGATAAGTATATCGTGAGACCGGACCAGCCACTGCCGCCTTACTACTATCGAATGCAAGCCGTCGATGATGTGAAAGTTTTGGAGAAAGAAATCACAAGGAATGATGGGAGCGTGCGGCATCCAAACGAAAGCCTGCGGGCTTTCTTGCTCATCACGCTAGCCGCCCCGCTAAATGGATCAGGCCAGAGAATGATCCACCAGTTTTGCGATAT GTACGAACACGCCCGCCATGATCCCAACGAGTTCGGTCTTGAAGAATACGAAGCCTACCATCGTCTGCTCCTGAAGCTAATCGATTC AGCAAAAATGCTTAAATCATTCTCCAACAGCCGGAAAACATCGCCATCCAGAACACCAgtcaagaagcaaacaaaaatgCACTCATTGCTGGACCCGTCCCGTTTACGACCTCCTCCATTAAATTCAAGCCTCGGCAGCCTATCAAGTCTTGGTGGTGGCGGCGGGGGAGCTGCAGGCGGAGACGGCAAATCGCAGCTACACCAATCAAAAGTCAACCTCACATTAGGACTGCAACAAGGCAACGCATCGAATCTGACCAACTTGCAGTCGGTTGAACTGGACGACGACAATGAAATCCTCAGTATATCATAG
- the LOC119655187 gene encoding methylosome subunit pICln, translated as MVIIGPIEHNDQNIVYQSSNVQVKIGDRILSNGTLYITESSLSWKPVDLPESISISWPEIGVHAIANNPTKCIYFMMDNAVSWPGVYDPGVRANGNRQQQEGAGNASGSDDEDEGNESDCEPEITEFWLIPNDPNTVDVIFQSMTECQALNPDPCDSISEDEGGFMGMEEDAENEVGQENMRNLNLNEDDEQFADAEED; from the exons ATGGTAATTATTGGTCCAATCGAGCACAACGATCAGAACATCGTCTACCAGTCGAGCAATGTTCAGGTGAAAATCGGCGATCGGATCTTGTCAAACGGGACATTGTACATCACCGAAAG TTCGCTTTCGTGGAAACCGGTCGACCTGCCGGAATCGATCTCCATTTCTTGGCCAGAGATTGGCGTGCACGCCATAGCGAACAACCccacaaaatgcatttatttcatGATGGACAATGCGGTGTCGTGGCCGGGAGTCTACGATCCCGGCGTACGGGCGAACGGGAACAGACAGCAGCAGGAAGGCGCCGGGAATGCCTCGGGTTCCGACGACGAGGATGAGGGCAACGAATCAGACTGCGAACCAGAAATCACCGAATTCTGGCTGATCCCCAACGACCCCAACACAGTGGATGTGATCTTCCAATCCATGACGGAGTGCCAGGCACTGAACCCGGACCCATGTGATAGCATCTCAGAGGACGAGGGAGGGTTCATGGGCATGGAGGAGGACGCCGAGAACGAGGTTGGCCAGGAGAATATGCGCAATTTGAATTTGAACGAGGATGATGAGCAGTTCGCCGACGCGGAGGAGGACTGA